A genomic segment from Desulfobulbaceae bacterium encodes:
- the rseP gene encoding RIP metalloprotease RseP — translation MNSIVSFIIVLGVLIFVHEFGHFITAKFFGIKVLKFSLGFGPKIIAKQIGETEYLLSALPLGGYVKMLGEQPNETVSAEMAGRSFAAKSVWKRFMVVLAGPISNLISAIVIFTVVILITGIPHPLPTTEIGEISPGSAAEQAGLKPGDIVVAIDGKAITSWSEVSESVKKSGGKELTVSIKRGAELIDATGAPTTSEVKNIFGEVVDTRFLLGISQKQSLRYEPATLSGAFIEGVEQTWFYIELTVLSLWKIIQRVIPASQIGGPIMIAQMAGQQMEAGWISLFSFMAVLSVNLGIINLFPIPILDGGHLVFFSIEALRRKPLTLRAQEILQQVGMFLLGSLMLFVFYNDFARLFGKG, via the coding sequence ATGAACTCAATCGTTTCTTTTATTATTGTCCTGGGAGTATTGATTTTTGTCCATGAATTCGGACACTTTATCACTGCCAAATTCTTTGGAATCAAAGTCCTTAAATTTTCTCTTGGTTTTGGACCCAAAATCATAGCTAAACAGATTGGCGAAACAGAATATCTACTCAGCGCCTTGCCCCTTGGAGGCTATGTAAAGATGCTGGGCGAACAACCAAATGAAACGGTATCAGCAGAAATGGCAGGACGTTCCTTTGCCGCCAAATCCGTTTGGAAACGATTTATGGTTGTCTTAGCCGGTCCAATATCTAACCTGATTTCTGCCATCGTTATTTTTACAGTGGTAATTCTCATCACCGGCATCCCCCACCCCCTCCCAACCACCGAAATTGGTGAGATTTCGCCAGGTTCAGCTGCCGAACAAGCCGGACTCAAGCCAGGTGACATCGTCGTTGCCATTGACGGCAAAGCAATAACATCTTGGTCAGAAGTGTCGGAATCGGTGAAAAAAAGCGGAGGGAAAGAACTTACGGTCTCCATCAAACGCGGAGCAGAACTCATCGACGCAACCGGCGCCCCCACCACCTCCGAGGTCAAGAATATCTTCGGTGAAGTGGTTGATACCCGCTTTCTGCTTGGCATCTCCCAGAAGCAATCATTGCGCTATGAACCGGCCACCCTCTCCGGAGCCTTTATCGAAGGCGTCGAACAGACCTGGTTTTATATCGAATTGACCGTCTTGAGTCTATGGAAGATTATCCAACGGGTGATCCCGGCCTCACAGATCGGAGGCCCGATAATGATCGCTCAAATGGCAGGCCAGCAGATGGAAGCAGGATGGATCAGCCTCTTCTCCTTCATGGCGGTTCTAAGCGTCAACCTCGGCATCATCAATCTTTTCCCTATCCCCATCCTTGATGGTGGTCACCTGGTATTCTTTTCCATCGAGGCGCTGCGGAGGAAACCATTGACCTTACGCGCTCAGGAAATTCTGCAACAAGTCGGCATGTTCCTGCTCGGCTCACTGATGCTCTTCGTTTTCTATAACGACTTTGCCCGTCTCTTCGGCAAAGGGTAA